One segment of Moorella sp. E308F DNA contains the following:
- a CDS encoding cyclic lactone autoinducer peptide, translated as MRRRFLFTLVANLAIFVALLGVRPTSWLAWYQPEAPRELLK; from the coding sequence ATGAGGAGACGCTTTTTATTTACCCTAGTGGCTAACTTAGCGATATTTGTCGCCCTGCTGGGGGTCCGGCCGACCAGCTGGCTGGCCTGGTACCAACCGGAAGCTCCCCGAGAATTGTTGAAGTAA
- a CDS encoding Gfo/Idh/MocA family protein, whose protein sequence is MEFAGLADDDAGRGRAAAGQFGTRYFPTIDTLLETDIDGVIICSANAEHARLALDEAAHGKHILCDKAIATTVEDATRMIAACRENKVGIAFPCRFHLAARRLRQEIQAGKLGRVVAIRAANHGSVSPAGF, encoded by the coding sequence GTGGAGTTCGCTGGCCTAGCGGACGACGACGCCGGGCGGGGCCGCGCTGCCGCCGGGCAGTTTGGCACTCGTTACTTCCCTACGATTGACACCCTCCTAGAAACAGATATCGACGGGGTTATCATCTGTTCCGCCAATGCCGAACACGCCCGCCTGGCCCTGGACGAAGCAGCCCATGGCAAGCATATCCTATGCGACAAAGCCATTGCTACCACCGTCGAAGATGCCACCCGCATGATCGCTGCCTGCCGGGAAAACAAGGTGGGCATTGCCTTTCCCTGCCGCTTTCACCTGGCGGCGCGACGGCTGCGCCAGGAAATCCAGGCCGGTAAGCTGGGCCGGGTGGTAGCCATCCGCGCTGCCAATCACGGCTCGGTGTCGCCGGCAGGTTTTTAG
- a CDS encoding accessory gene regulator ArgB-like protein produces MLHNLSLRLAKSLAFNGGLDPSRIPVITYGLEIILGIVVKTFCFLAIPSVLGVLPQTLAAFTASALFRLPAGGAHCTGFARCLFGSIVAFTVIGILARFIGGLGDWTLTLFYIVLGLAILLTLSQVPVDNPSRPVKKPEERSHMQKWALGVLFSYVLMANVLPLTNDLIFAASLGLLLQLFTLLPAGYKLMHHYDMLLIKVTSSITKGGR; encoded by the coding sequence ATGCTTCATAACCTATCGCTGCGCCTGGCAAAGTCTTTGGCCTTTAACGGCGGCCTTGATCCCTCCCGGATACCTGTTATTACTTATGGACTGGAAATAATCCTGGGAATTGTAGTTAAAACATTTTGTTTTTTAGCCATTCCCTCTGTACTGGGCGTTTTGCCCCAAACCCTGGCAGCCTTCACGGCTTCAGCCCTTTTCCGCCTCCCGGCCGGGGGCGCCCATTGTACGGGCTTCGCTCGTTGTTTATTTGGAAGCATTGTTGCTTTTACAGTAATTGGGATCCTTGCCAGGTTTATCGGGGGATTGGGCGATTGGACATTGACACTATTTTATATTGTCCTCGGCCTGGCCATCCTGTTAACTCTATCCCAGGTTCCCGTAGATAATCCCTCCAGACCGGTTAAAAAACCGGAAGAAAGGTCACATATGCAGAAATGGGCTTTAGGAGTTTTGTTTTCGTACGTTTTGATGGCAAACGTCCTGCCACTTACGAACGACTTGATTTTCGCGGCTTCCTTAGGGCTACTGCTGCAGCTATTCACGCTACTGCCGGCAGGTTATAAATTGATGCACCATTATGACATGTTATTAATAAAAGTTACCAGCTCTATTACTAAAGGGGGGAGGTGA
- a CDS encoding sensor histidine kinase has translation MATANHSYWLIAALLGQSLLINIAVQSLQLSQYTYYKPIVIGANLVSLSFYLMVLLLIKKISELKQQQQVLERKETELDSVQSLLRTVRAQRHDIINHLDTVYALLSLGKEVPAREYASHLVQIAGNTSHLIRLEQPVIAAFLQNKLNQALTKEITMLIDVSTDLKDLAVKPYALITILGNLLENAMEAVETLPPDQRWIELEISRANLYYLFTVSNSGPPLDSAIKDVIFQPGVSTKGPDRGLGLATVKEVVENHGGTIEVEAYPVTFRVKFPCQST, from the coding sequence ATGGCTACCGCAAATCATAGTTACTGGTTAATCGCGGCCTTGCTAGGTCAGTCCTTACTAATAAACATTGCTGTCCAGAGCCTGCAGCTTTCCCAATATACCTACTATAAACCGATAGTCATAGGAGCGAACCTTGTTAGCCTGTCATTTTACCTTATGGTTCTCTTATTGATTAAAAAAATATCGGAATTAAAGCAGCAACAGCAAGTCCTGGAGCGAAAAGAAACGGAGCTGGACAGCGTTCAGAGCCTCTTGCGCACCGTACGCGCCCAAAGGCACGATATCATTAACCATCTTGACACTGTCTATGCCCTGCTTTCCTTGGGAAAAGAAGTCCCGGCCCGGGAGTACGCCTCGCATTTAGTGCAAATTGCGGGCAATACCAGCCACCTGATACGGTTGGAGCAACCGGTGATTGCTGCCTTCTTACAAAATAAACTCAATCAGGCTTTAACTAAGGAAATAACTATGTTAATTGACGTAAGTACGGATTTGAAGGATTTGGCTGTAAAGCCGTATGCTCTAATTACTATCCTGGGGAACCTCCTGGAAAACGCCATGGAGGCGGTAGAGACCTTACCGCCCGATCAGCGCTGGATAGAATTGGAGATATCCAGGGCCAACCTGTATTATCTATTTACCGTCAGCAATTCCGGCCCTCCCTTAGACTCCGCAATTAAAGATGTTATCTTCCAGCCGGGCGTCTCTACCAAAGGGCCTGACCGGGGCCTGGGCTTGGCTACGGTAAAGGAAGTGGTCGAGAACCACGGCGGGACAATTGAAGTCGAGGCTTACCCGGTTACTTTCCGGGTTAAGTTTCCCTGTCAAAGTACATAA
- a CDS encoding stalk domain-containing protein, translating into MIKKYFFLVFALFFFIALGGANAVAADIDARPLVVQGAMDLEIQELVKALDNPKEITFGSWTFWQGTIDNLPVVVSRTEVGITNAAAATLLAIEKFHPWAIINQGTSGGHDPSLHRFDIVLGEKAINYGKFKSNHRDYGQGTNPLEWIPEDVKLNLDGKRISFHGFEGDQELLKIAESVASSYQYGRVVRGVIGTADEWNRELDRIKWAHERLGTSVEEMETASAAQVARAYNIPFLGIRILSNSEPQNENWDPKAGAYCQEYVLQVIKAIAKTKNLQDLTPNFKVFIDGSEVNLKHTPFAINDVVYLPVREVFTRMGGTVAWDNEQRLAWVKLKDKDIVIKATSEGLLRDSILYMPVPMIAQSTDYHLILNDYEVRLYR; encoded by the coding sequence ATGATCAAAAAGTATTTTTTCCTCGTGTTTGCGTTGTTCTTCTTTATAGCCCTGGGTGGGGCAAATGCGGTAGCGGCAGACATCGATGCCAGACCGCTTGTAGTCCAGGGAGCGATGGATCTGGAGATACAAGAACTGGTGAAAGCATTGGATAACCCCAAAGAAATAACCTTTGGCAGCTGGACTTTTTGGCAAGGAACGATTGACAATCTTCCAGTTGTTGTTTCCCGTACTGAAGTAGGTATTACTAACGCTGCCGCCGCTACGCTCTTGGCTATTGAGAAATTTCATCCTTGGGCTATAATCAACCAGGGAACATCAGGGGGCCACGACCCTTCTTTACACCGTTTTGATATTGTCTTAGGAGAAAAGGCCATTAATTACGGAAAGTTCAAGTCTAACCACCGGGATTATGGGCAGGGCACTAATCCTCTGGAGTGGATACCAGAAGATGTAAAATTGAATTTGGATGGCAAGAGGATAAGTTTTCACGGTTTTGAGGGCGACCAGGAATTATTGAAGATAGCCGAAAGTGTAGCCAGTAGCTATCAATACGGTCGGGTTGTCAGGGGAGTAATTGGCACTGCAGATGAATGGAACCGGGAACTAGATCGTATAAAATGGGCGCATGAACGACTTGGTACTTCAGTAGAAGAAATGGAAACAGCATCGGCGGCTCAAGTTGCCCGGGCATACAATATACCTTTTCTTGGTATTCGCATCTTATCCAATAGCGAACCCCAAAATGAAAACTGGGATCCCAAGGCAGGGGCCTATTGCCAGGAATATGTCTTGCAAGTGATTAAAGCCATAGCAAAAACAAAGAATTTGCAGGATTTAACACCTAACTTCAAAGTTTTCATTGACGGTTCTGAGGTTAATTTAAAACATACTCCCTTTGCCATTAATGACGTTGTATACCTGCCTGTCAGAGAAGTTTTCACCAGAATGGGCGGAACAGTCGCTTGGGATAATGAACAACGCTTAGCTTGGGTTAAATTAAAAGATAAAGATATAGTTATTAAAGCAACGAGTGAGGGCTTGTTGCGAGATAGCATCCTATATATGCCGGTTCCCATGATAGCTCAGTCAACTGATTACCATTTAATACTTAATGACTATGAAGTACGCCTTTACCGTTAA
- a CDS encoding transposase gives MEKRKKFTAEQKANIVLEMLRGEKTVAEIAAQYEVHPTQLHRWKAEAIENLPSLFTRGASELEKMRKQYEAEKEELIKQIGQLTIEVNWLKKICRTQRAPSKDVKWWSVITPKSQ, from the coding sequence ATGGAAAAGAGAAAAAAATTTACAGCTGAACAAAAAGCAAACATCGTGTTGGAAATGCTCCGTGGGGAGAAGACAGTAGCCGAGATCGCTGCTCAATACGAAGTCCACCCCACCCAGCTACACCGATGGAAGGCTGAGGCCATAGAGAACCTCCCTTCCCTTTTCACCCGCGGCGCCAGCGAACTGGAAAAGATGAGAAAGCAGTATGAAGCCGAGAAGGAGGAACTGATCAAGCAAATAGGCCAGTTGACCATAGAGGTCAATTGGTTGAAAAAAATCTGCCGAACTCAACGAGCGCCGTCAAAAGACGTGAAATGGTGGAGCGTCATCACCCCGAAATCTCAGTAA
- a CDS encoding YvrJ family protein yields MRRIYLLVRVEKKLDDLTAAIHDLAQTLGRTAPGYGSTGEITCATLLSERC; encoded by the coding sequence ATCAGAAGGATATACCTCTTAGTCAGGGTGGAGAAAAAACTCGACGACCTGACGGCGGCCATTCACGACCTGGCCCAAACCCTGGGCAGAACCGCGCCCGGCTATGGATCTACCGGGGAAATAACCTGCGCAACGCTGCTATCCGAGCGATGTTAA
- a CDS encoding LytR/AlgR family response regulator transcription factor yields MLTAIIADDNEAERTYFCKLLRETKKVKVLGEAADGLAALDLASQLRPDIAFLDIEMPGPNGLEVAREIMAIIPPISIIFFTAHAEYAVDAFEINSVDYLLKPFDAFRLRKALAKIEEKLALRQVNKRSQKLNKLALKSRGEIILIDLNEIVFIEKSGKNTTIVHTVKRDYTTSQTIGELVEQLERHDCFQRVHKSYLINLNMVERISPFADNSFVVRFAGYKKDALISRNNIELVKKHLNLI; encoded by the coding sequence ATGCTGACAGCTATAATTGCCGATGACAACGAGGCGGAAAGGACTTATTTTTGCAAATTACTCCGGGAAACTAAAAAGGTAAAAGTACTGGGCGAAGCCGCTGATGGCCTGGCAGCCTTGGATTTAGCCTCCCAACTGCGGCCGGATATTGCTTTTTTAGATATCGAAATGCCCGGTCCGAACGGTCTTGAAGTAGCCAGGGAAATCATGGCAATAATTCCACCAATTTCAATCATCTTTTTTACGGCTCATGCGGAGTATGCCGTCGATGCCTTTGAAATAAACAGCGTCGATTATCTTCTCAAACCCTTTGACGCCTTCCGCCTAAGGAAAGCCCTGGCTAAAATTGAAGAAAAGCTGGCCCTCAGACAAGTTAATAAAAGAAGTCAAAAGTTAAACAAACTGGCTTTAAAAAGCAGGGGAGAAATAATCCTTATCGACCTCAACGAAATAGTGTTTATCGAAAAGAGCGGCAAGAACACAACAATAGTCCATACCGTCAAAAGGGACTATACCACGAGTCAAACCATTGGAGAACTGGTAGAGCAACTGGAGAGACATGACTGCTTTCAAAGGGTTCATAAGTCATACCTGATTAATTTAAATATGGTGGAAAGGATCAGCCCTTTTGCCGATAACTCCTTTGTGGTCAGGTTTGCCGGATATAAAAAGGATGCCCTCATTAGCAGGAACAATATTGAATTGGTCAAAAAGCATCTTAATCTTATTTAA